The genomic window CCGACCGCGCGGGCCTGCACCGCACACACCTGTGGAAGATCGAGAAGGGCCAGTTGAATGCAGGCGCGATCAGCTACGTGCGCTTGGCCAGCCAGCTTGGAGTAGCGCCCGGGGAGCTGTTCCCCGCGTTCCCGCTACCGCCGGATCAGGCGCAGCGTGAGCCGTCTTAAATTGCATTCGGGGGAGCAGGGACCTAAAGTGCCAAACCTTATATGCCGCTGTCCGTCCTTACCATGCCCGAATCCGTACCCTACTTTCAGATCATTGATGAGGCGGGCCATCCTGTCCACGAAGCGGATCTGTTCCTGCGGGACACCTGCGCCCGTCTCGGGCTGTTGACCACCCAACGCAGCTACGCCTTTGCCCTCCTGGACTGGCTCCAATTCCTGCATGGGCGGCGCAGAAAAGTGAACGAGGTAAGCCGCCAGGACGTGGTGGACTACCTCCTGGAATTGAGAACCAAGGCTAACCCCCAACGGGCTCGCCGCTCTGCGGCGGCGCCCCGGCCGGGCAGCATCAACGCCGTCACCGGCAAGAGTACGCTGCGCCCGGGGTATGCTCCAGCCACGATCAAGCAGCGGCTCACGGTGGTGGGCCTGTTCTACGACGTCCTGGAGAGCGCGGCTCTGGGCCCTCCCCAGCATCCGCTGGGCCGGATAAAACCTGGGGTGATCGCCTCCGACCCCAAGTCTTACCACTACCACCAAGTCCGGGCGTTTCGTCAACGCGTGCCGCAGCGCACAGCCCACGCCCTGCCCGCCGATCTGCTGCAGCGCTTTCGGGATGTTCCCAGTTCAGCCCGGGACCGGGCATTGATTGAGGCGCTGTTTTGCACGGCAGGTCGCGCCATGGAAGTGCTCGCCATGACGGTCGGCGACATTCAATGGGAAGCGCGTAAGGTCATGCTGACGACGAAAGGGCAAGCCTTTAAGACAGCGGTGGCCGTATCCAGTCGCTTACTGGTTCTGCTCAGGGACTATCTGGCGGAAAGACCAGGCCCTGCCGCGCCGGGCGATCCCCTCTGGCTGATGGAGCGGGGAAAGGTGCGCCCTATGACCTATACCGCTCTGCGGGCTGTCTTGCGACGCCTGAACACGGAATTCGGCAGCAACGTCACGGCCCACGATTTCAGGGCGACCAGCGCCACAGCACTGGCTAGTAGTGCCGATCTGCCCCTGTTGGCGGTGAAGCGGCACCTGCGGCACCGGGACTTGCTCTCCACGCAACGCTATCTGGGGGTTGATGGCATCTATGACGCCGCGAGGATCAGCGCCCGAATCGACTCTTTTGCAGAGTTAGATGATGTAGATGTGGCCGAGGGATACGACGCCGAGGCCTTTAACAGAGTGTTTGGCAGTGGAACGCAATGACTGAATTGATGAATGTGGCCCCGGACGCCACGCCGGATGAACTGCGGCGTCTGGCGACCGAGGTGGGGCGCTTGCGGGGCTACACGCCATTCTCCATGAAAAAGCACCGTCTTGGAGTGGGTTATCTGCTGGACTGGTTGATGACGTTTGATGGGGTCACTTGGCAGGAACGTTGGGAGCAAGCGGAAGCGCAAATGCTCAGCGAGGGTCAGGGAGCATCCGCGGAAACGAAATTTCAGCACGAGGCTATGCGTCTGGCGCTGCCAACTCTGACCTGCTTGAGAGTCATTCGCCCTTCTTACCCATGGCTGGACACCTTCAAAAGCAACGGCATGGCCAGATGTCTAGCGGCCACTACGGATGCTGAGGCTTTCGATCTGGTGGCACAGGCAGCGAGAGCTCGCGTCTATGCGGGCTGGAGGGCTGTGGACAGCCAGAACTGCTTGGCTCTATTGCTCATGCACACGGGTAAACGTTTGCGAACCCTCACGACAGCCGACCTGCTTGCCTTCGATCAGGCACGGCTTCAGGGAATGTTCAGCAACATCGGCTTGCTCAGCCTGTACCAGTTGTTGGTCGACCTTGAGGTGGTGGAGGACACACCCCTGGCGTACTCCTGGAACGCTCACCTGAAGCCGCTCGCAATTCGGACCATGCTCATTGAGGAAGGCTTGGATGAACCAAAAATCCTGTCGGTGTTTGAGGCCTACTTTGCAGAACGGCAGCTTACCCTGGCGCCAGATTCGGTGATGCGGGAATGTCGCTTCCTCATCCGGCGTTTCTGGAAGCAAATCCCTGAGACGGAACGTCAACAAAGTGGTTTCAATCTGTCGTTTCAGACTGCGCAACAGCTTAAGGCCAGCTTAAGAATTCACCCCAGAACAGGTCGTCAAACGAACCCAAAGCGGAGCTTTCATGCCATCAGTGCGTTGTACGCCTTCCTTAATAGGAAGGCCGCTGAAAATCCTAGTCAATGGAGAGAATTTGCTGCTGAAAGCCCCATTTCGAGTAATGAATCCCGTCGCGCCAAATTAATTCAGGATGTGGCGCTAGACAAAATGCAGCAGCACACCTTGTCGCTCCTGCCTCATTTGACCCAGATAAGGCGGCTTTTGAAGGAGAACTATGAGCACGCCCAGGAATTGCTCACGCATACCTTACAAAGCGAAGGGGGCGAGGTATTTCAAGTGGGTGGAGTTACGTACATGAAGCTTCAATCAGAGGATGTCACTAGGAGAAAGCAAGCACAAGAACATTTGCGCGACACAATAAAACGCGCAGACTCTAAAGGCAGGGGCCACTTCCAGATCCGCAACCGTGAGGAGCAGGCATTCTGGATGTGGGCTTCCGTCGAGATTCTTATTCGAACCGGGTTGCGTCCCGTAGAGTTATTCAAGCTTAAGCGAACCGACCTGATTAACAGGAGGAGTGCAACGGGTATGCGCGTTGCATCCCTTAGAATTGCGGCGAGCAAGACAATTCTACCACGGATTATCGACCTTTCGCCTGAAGCTTTTTCTTTTATATGCAGAATAATTGATAGAGTACAGGCGAATCACGATACCTATCCGGTGGTGGACCGATATGACTGTGTGTCGAAATCATTTGAACTCTCACAACCCTTCCTGCTGCAACTTCAATACAGCGCACGAAGACAGGCTTTTCGGGGGCGCGAAATCCAATATAGTCTTCACCGATTTTTTAAAAAAATGCATTCAGACGGAAAGCTGGCAGAGGGTGTGTTTCTTGGTCTAAAAGACTGCCGTCGCATTTTTGCCACCCGGCTGTATCAAAAAAACGTTCCCATTCTAGCAATTTCATATGCCCTAGGACATGCAGATGTTAAAACAACAATGCATTACATAGCTTACCAGGGTGATGATCTACATATGCATCTAGATAATTTGTGGGAATCAATATAATTTTGCATTCATCTCCATAAACAGTACATTTATAAAATGCTTTTTATGGATGCCCTGCTTCCATAACAGATTAATCGGTTCGCAATCATTAACGCTAGCAGATCGCCTATATGTAAAACTGATTAGCAGCGTAGAGGTTGGGGAACGCTCTTTCCCTCTTAAGTAGTGCAGATATCCTTAATTATCTGCACTAAGAGCTATAGACCAGCTTTGCACGCCCTAGACGACATTTTCCTGCAATCAGGTCCGGTTATGCCTCAGTCACTCTCGGAAATAGCCACCCTTCAGTTTGACCCTAAAGCCGCTGGCCCCAGTCAGAACTCAAAAGCCTTGTGGAGGGTTGAGAGCGATCGGCAGTCATTAGCCATGCGGCGTGTATGGTCATCAGGGGCTGGATGTCGACCTCCCACATTCCACACTACCGCTCCAGTCACGTTCTCTGAACACATGTTCAGAGATAAGGACAAGCGCCCTCGCCCCCGTGACTAGCATGGCCACGTGCCTCATCCCGCCTTCCTTATCCTCAGTCTCCTCGCCCTCGTCGGCGCTGGCACCTATGTGGCCACCGAGCTGCGCTGGCGCTCCCCGACGTACTGCATCGAGCGGCGCGGGCAAGTTTGGAACGGTGAGGCTGGAGCGCTCCCCACGGACTACCGCCCACAGTGCCCCGCGTCCTCCTCCTACCGCGCGGAAGTGCGCCGCGGCGACACACGTGTCGAGCAATACGTCACCTCTGGCTGGCACCCCGAAGCGCTCGCCGAACAGTTCAAAGCCCAGGGATTTCGTGAGCTCGATGCCGAGCTGATTACCCCCGGACTGTACGAGGTCATTCTCGAGAAGTCGAACGGCAAGGTCTACTATCTGGCCGCGCGCCAGGGCGACGTTACCGAGATCACCATCAACGGCCAACGCTGAAGGAGCTTCCATGAACCACCGTCTGACCGCCGCTCTGCTGCTCATCTCCCTAAGTGCCTGCGCTCCCGAGGCAGACTCCAGTCAGGCCAATCGCACTACGGCCCAGCCGGTGACCACCTCCGCCGGCGTCCGCATCGAGGGGGCTGAGCTTCGCGAAGGCCTGCCCGGTGCAGAGGACGGTGTCCTCTACCTCACCCTGACAAACACGGGACAGGCGCAGGTACGGCTGCTGGGCGGGCGGACCCCCCTGGCCCGGGAGATCGTGCCCATGCAGCACCACGGCACTGGCGGCACGCTGGAACCCATCCTCGCACCCGGTGAGGCCCTGGTGTTCAAGCCAGGCGGCAATCACCTGATGCTGGTGGGCCTGAGCCGTCTCCCGAAGGTCGGCGAACAGGTCAACGTCACCCTGAATTTTGCTCCAGGCGGCGAGATTACTCTCAACGTCCCCGTCAACCCCTATTGATCCAGCCGCTCCCCTATCGCCGGGGGAGCGGCCCAGACGACCCCATTCAAGCCTTTCTGGGCAAACGCCTCGCGCGACCCGCACCTCGTCCCTGTCTCCAGAGGCCACCGCGAGGTACCATCATTGCCTCACCAGTGAATCCCGCTAGGGACCCAGAACGGGGCTCACGCATCCGCCCCGCCGAGCGCCCACCCCATGGTCAAGAGCGCCTCCAGGACCCCGTGGGGCGGGTGCCTTCAGAGCAGGTAGCGACGCGCCGCCTGCGCCAGATTGAGCAGGGTGACCAGGGCCACGAACGCTTCGTTCTGATTGGTGC from Deinococcus terrestris includes these protein-coding regions:
- a CDS encoding helix-turn-helix domain-containing protein; translated protein: MSVKRRSSALSIQEVQYLERLGAHIRALRQAHELGLDELADRAGLHRTHLWKIEKGQLNAGAISYVRLASQLGVAPGELFPAFPLPPDQAQREPS
- a CDS encoding tyrosine-type recombinase/integrase, which encodes MPLSVLTMPESVPYFQIIDEAGHPVHEADLFLRDTCARLGLLTTQRSYAFALLDWLQFLHGRRRKVNEVSRQDVVDYLLELRTKANPQRARRSAAAPRPGSINAVTGKSTLRPGYAPATIKQRLTVVGLFYDVLESAALGPPQHPLGRIKPGVIASDPKSYHYHQVRAFRQRVPQRTAHALPADLLQRFRDVPSSARDRALIEALFCTAGRAMEVLAMTVGDIQWEARKVMLTTKGQAFKTAVAVSSRLLVLLRDYLAERPGPAAPGDPLWLMERGKVRPMTYTALRAVLRRLNTEFGSNVTAHDFRATSATALASSADLPLLAVKRHLRHRDLLSTQRYLGVDGIYDAARISARIDSFAELDDVDVAEGYDAEAFNRVFGSGTQ
- a CDS encoding site-specific integrase gives rise to the protein MTELMNVAPDATPDELRRLATEVGRLRGYTPFSMKKHRLGVGYLLDWLMTFDGVTWQERWEQAEAQMLSEGQGASAETKFQHEAMRLALPTLTCLRVIRPSYPWLDTFKSNGMARCLAATTDAEAFDLVAQAARARVYAGWRAVDSQNCLALLLMHTGKRLRTLTTADLLAFDQARLQGMFSNIGLLSLYQLLVDLEVVEDTPLAYSWNAHLKPLAIRTMLIEEGLDEPKILSVFEAYFAERQLTLAPDSVMRECRFLIRRFWKQIPETERQQSGFNLSFQTAQQLKASLRIHPRTGRQTNPKRSFHAISALYAFLNRKAAENPSQWREFAAESPISSNESRRAKLIQDVALDKMQQHTLSLLPHLTQIRRLLKENYEHAQELLTHTLQSEGGEVFQVGGVTYMKLQSEDVTRRKQAQEHLRDTIKRADSKGRGHFQIRNREEQAFWMWASVEILIRTGLRPVELFKLKRTDLINRRSATGMRVASLRIAASKTILPRIIDLSPEAFSFICRIIDRVQANHDTYPVVDRYDCVSKSFELSQPFLLQLQYSARRQAFRGREIQYSLHRFFKKMHSDGKLAEGVFLGLKDCRRIFATRLYQKNVPILAISYALGHADVKTTMHYIAYQGDDLHMHLDNLWESI
- a CDS encoding copper chaperone PCu(A)C, which gives rise to MNHRLTAALLLISLSACAPEADSSQANRTTAQPVTTSAGVRIEGAELREGLPGAEDGVLYLTLTNTGQAQVRLLGGRTPLAREIVPMQHHGTGGTLEPILAPGEALVFKPGGNHLMLVGLSRLPKVGEQVNVTLNFAPGGEITLNVPVNPY